One genomic region from Rosa rugosa chromosome 1, drRosRugo1.1, whole genome shotgun sequence encodes:
- the LOC133736855 gene encoding probable O-methyltransferase 3, whose amino-acid sequence MERLNSFKHLNHKWASEEHSTQLLQAQAHIWNHIFSFINSMTLKSAIELGIPDIIKKHGRPITLSELTSALPIHPTKIPSVYRLMRILVHSGIFAKKKLTKLDEEEGYILTDASQLLLKDHPFSITPFLMAMLNPIFTKPWHYMSTWFQNNDPTPFNTAYGMTFWDYSTQEPILANFFNDAMASDTRLVTSVLLKECKGVFEGLKSLVDVGGGTGTMAKAIVDAFPEIDCTVLDLPHVVADLQGSKNLKYAGGDMFEAVPPADAIILKWILHDWSDEESVKILERCKEAITSNKKKGKVIIIDMNVENQKGDDESIETQLFFDMMMMTMTTGKERNEKEWAQLFSDAGFSDYKITPILGLRSLIEVYP is encoded by the exons ATGGAAAGACTGAATAGCTTTAAGCACCTTAACCATAAGTGGGCGAGTGAAGAGCATTCTACCCAGCTTCTTCAAGCACAAGCCCACATATGGAACCACATTTTCAGCTTCATAAACTCCATGACCCTCAAATCTGCAATTGAACTAGGTATACCAGATATCATCAAAAAACATGGCCGCCCAATAACTCTTTCTGAGCTCACATCTGCATTACCAATTCACCCAACAAAAATCCCTAGTGTTTACCGCCTCATGCGTATATTGGTCCACTCCGGCATCTTTGCAAAAAAAAAGCTGACTAAACTGGATGAGGAAGAAGGTTATATACTTACTGACGCTTCTCAGCTCCTCCTTAAGGATCACCCCTTCAGTATAACACCATTTCTAATGGCTATGCTCAACCCTATCTTCACAAAAccatggcattatatgagcacTTGGTTCCAAAATAATGACCCTACGCCATTTAACACGGCATATGGGATGACATTTTGGGACTACAGCACCCAGGAGCCAATTCTTGCCAACTTTTTCAATGATGCCATGGCTAGTGATACTCGTTTGGTGACCAGCGTGTTACTTAAAGAGTGCAAGGGGGTATTCGAGGGATTGAAATCATTAGTTGATGTTGGGGGTGGTACAGGAACAATGGCCAAGGCCATTGTTGATGCATTCCCAGAAATTGACTGCACCGTACTTGATCTCCCACATGTGGTGGCTGATCTGCAAGGAAGTAAGAACCTGAAATATGCTGGAGGGGACATGTTTGAGGCAGTTCCTCCGGCAGATGCAATTATTTTAAAG TGGATATTGCATGACTGGAGTGATGAAGAATCTGTGAAAATACTTGAGCGATGTAAAGAGGCAATAACAAGTAATAAGAAGAAAGGCAAGGTGATTATCATAGATATGAATGTGGAAAACCAGAAAGGAGATGACGAATCAATTGAGACACAACTGTTCTTCgacatgatgatgatgacgatgacCACCGGAAAAGAAAGGAATGAAAAAGAATGGGCTCAGCTCTTTTCTGATGCAGGTTTCAGTGACTATAAGATAACTCCCATTTTGGGTCTAAGATCTCTCATTGAGGTTTATCCTTGA
- the LOC133736838 gene encoding uncharacterized protein LOC133736838, which translates to MHTMCWYSTIHLTVRNLHQYLCEPLFQNMGKCSMLFFPITHNEEFHHTLLVFDKDIPQWLHFDSMKPRTAGTRECFKSIKKLVEMVELWMRAVKDQADDMLQQGCRMKFDKSQSTHTKLKMVESILSDEEIRTIRWIKENYDGGRIALNHARICPQQDQGSLDCGPFVMYYMDRMAKEEKMPNKVTKAQMMKFKAQIFKKFAEHKQSWNSAN; encoded by the exons ATGCATACCATGTGTTGG taTTCGACAATACATTTAACTGTGAGAAACCTCCATCAATACTTGTGTGAGCCGCTGTTCCAAAACATGGGAAAATGCAGCATGCTTTTCTTCCCAATTACCCATAATGAAGAATTTCACCACACGCTCTTGGTCTTTGACAAGGACATACCGCAATGGCTGCATTTTGATTCAATGAAACCAAGAACAGCAGGAACAAGGGAGTGCtttaaaagtataaaaaaattg GTTGAAATGGTCGAGCTGTGGATGAGAGCAGTGAAAGATCAAGCAGACGATATGCTGCAGCAAGGCTGCCGAATGAAATTTGACAAGAGTCAAAGcactcacacaaaattaaagatGGTTGAAAGTATTTTGAGCGATGAAGAGATAAGAACAATAAGGTGGATAAAGGAAAATTATGATGGTGGAAGGATCGCTTTGAACCATGCCAGAATCTGCCCCCAACAAGACCAAGGATC attagattgcggaccttttgtaatgtattacatggacagaatggcaaaagaggagaagatgccaaacaaagtcaccaaagctcagatgatgaagttcaaagctcaaatattcaaaaaatttgcagaacataagcagagctggaactcagcaaattaa
- the LOC133727467 gene encoding uncharacterized protein LOC133727467 codes for MANLSDKFPAGSYLKDRIPYLFMCCAYSRTPEMYEFNMEILRSEGGDIVAQFLEDLPKDNWCMAYFNGERFGEMTNNLAESFNNWVLPLKSLPILDINDGIRVKSMASIAARKQDAHEWLSELCPVIEKKLKDNLEVGRHGRVSRSDTYVYEVHCQKYNSMVNLETRFCSYGEWQLYGFPCSHALVVIQQHGSSPYLYVNELYKVEKYRETYSFPINPLPSISKQVHDFGRDAVILQPPLTRRPPGRPRKKSDLFNDL; via the exons ATGGCTAACCTTTCTGACAAATTTCCAGCTGGTTCTTACCTTAAGGATCGGATTCCTTACTTGTTTATGTGTTGTGCTTATTCTCGAACACCGGAGATGTATGAGTTCAACATGGAAATCTTGAGGAGTGAAGGCGGTGACATAGTTGCTCAATTTCTGGAGGATCTTCCCAAGGATAACTGGTGTATGGCTTACTTTAATGGCGAAAGAtttggtgaaatgacaaataacttggctgagtctttcaataattgggtGTTGCCTTTGAAGAGTCTTCCTATTCTTGATATTAATGATGGCATTAGAGTGAAGTCCATGGCTTCAATTGCTGCTCGGAAGCAGGATGCTCATGAATGGTTGTCTGAGTTGTGCCCGGTGATTGAAAAGAAGCTGAAGGACAATTTGGAAGTTGGAAGGCATGGGAGAGTGAGCAGGTCTGATACCTATGTGTATGAAGTTCACTGCCAGAAGTACAATAGCATGGTAAATTTGGAAACTCGCTTTTGTTCGTATGGAGAATGGCAGCTGTATGGCTTCCCATGTTCCCATGCCCTTGTAGTGATCCAACAACATGGTTCTTCCCCGTATTTGTATGTCAATGAGCTGTACAAGGTGGAGAAATATCGAGAAACTTATTCTTTCCCAATTAATCCTCTTCCCTCTATTTCGAAGCAAGTGCATGATTTTGGTAGAGATGCTGTGATCTTGCAGCCACCTTTGACTAGAAGACCACCGGGAAGGCctagaaagaagag TGACTTGTTCAATGACTTGTAG